The following are from one region of the Silene latifolia isolate original U9 population chromosome 9, ASM4854445v1, whole genome shotgun sequence genome:
- the LOC141602288 gene encoding uncharacterized protein LOC141602288 — protein MVNDALVESKQKRPKNNINGLVDELLVEILCRLPCHKIVVTCKSVCKHWAALLSNSFFIRRFIAYYISSKTRPQLHYYDSSIINGCFDRTFGVVVRKMDSTLTGGGYSNENTHKGLMIRFNDPIYNAKNVGVSSLPWLSTLTVVGASNDLLLYSKYELCLMYFVIDLYIINAQTMQCIELPSLHIQTPARHIGFICDPYYYYSTTSRHTTNLTLNDAYCACIVVILAPGKAISQASFMPTDANEFPACLFSTNTGGGMWRNVILSLPLSCRPTHFCSYFSIGRKYYFRCDKGIIGFDPFVVDDNHVIKCDFLPLPLPHMNFLSTFGVFHERLYMCDTDAPYKSDTNGTYRVWALEDYETGSWSLRHTITMQNWISLNRRLDKLIDREKHIGKPISFHPTNPDVIYTISQRWIIMCNLRTKEIEIVAKLPQDLQDLYPDACPFQITLPVWPSPLPTL, from the coding sequence ATGGTTAATGATGCACTAGTTGAATCGAAACAAAAAAGGCCGAAGAATAACATAAATGGTTTAGTAGATGAGTTGCTGGTGGAAATTTTATGTCGACTCCCCTGTCACAAGATTGTTGTTACCTGCAAGTCTGTTTGCAAGCATTGGGCTGCGTTGCTCTCCAACTCATTCTTTATTAGGCGATTCATTGCTTATTATATATCCAGTAAAACCCGCCCACAACTCCATTATTATGATTCTTCTATAATAAACGGTTGCTTTGATCGAACATTTGGTGTTGTTGTACGTAAGATGGACAGCACTCTTACCGGAGGAGGATATAGTAACGAAAATACTCACAAAGGATTGATGATTCGTTTCAACGATCCTATATACAATGCGAAAAATGTGGGTGTGTCTTCACTCCCATGGTTGTCAACTCTTACTGTTGTTGGCGCATCTAATGACTTGTTGCTCTACAGCAAATATGAGCTTTGTCTCATGTATTTTGTTATCGACCTCTACATTATCAATGCTCAAACTATGCAATGTATTGAACTCCCTTCCCTACACATTCAGACTCCGGCTAGACATATTGGATTTATTTGTGATCCATACTACTACTACTCTACGACTAGTCGTCACACAACCAATTTGACCTTAAACGATGCATATTGTGCTTGTATTGTCGTTATTCTTGCCCCGGGAAAGGCTATAAGTCAGGCTTCTTTTATGCCAACGGATGCCAATGAGTTCCCCGCATGTCTTTTCTCAACTAATACAGGAGGAGGAATGTGGCGCAATGTAATCCTGTCATTGCCTTTGAGCTGCAGACCTACACACTTTTGCTCTTACTTTAGTATTGGTAGAAAGTACTACTTCCGCTGCGACAAGGGCATTATTGGCTTTGATCCATTTGTTGTTGACGACAATCAtgttattaagtgtgatttcctccCTTTACCTCTTCCTCATATGAATTTTCTTTCAACCTTTGGGGTGTTCCACGAACGTCTATATATGTGTGATACTGATGCACCCTACAAGAGTGACACTAATGGAACATATAGAGTTTGGGCCCTTGAGGACTATGAAACAGGTTCTTGGTCCTTGCGACACACTATCACGATGCAAAATTGGATCTCTCTTAATAGACGCCTTGATAAGCTTATTGATCGGGAGAAACATATAGGAAAACCAATTAGTTTTCATCCCACTAATCCGGATGTTATTTATACGATATCTCAACGTTGGATTATTATGTGCAATCTTAGGACAAAAGAGATAGAGATAGTTGCTAAATTACCGCAAGACTTGCAGGACTTGTACCCCGATGCTTGTCCATTCCAGATTACACTTCCAGTTTGGCCATCTCCACTTCCCACTCTTTGA
- the LOC141600460 gene encoding lichenase-like, with amino-acid sequence MASYKMVSLLALGLLFAANLYLSEAQVGVCYGTKGNNLPTPQEVVGLFAANNISKVRLLEPNKDILTALKGKNVEVLLGFPNGEIAAFNPSVADKWVADNVKPYVPDVKIKYIVYGTELSRNSFHNSFTFTAFVNMKALQDALKKQGIEDIKITTSLDSSVLIPNPIPSASKLFPESENFLEGDGVLKFISEQNAPLMVNMYPYYQFIMRENETKLEFALFTSEGNVLSDGKLGYQNKFDAMLDAFYTVIEKRYPKMEIVVAETGWPSAGGVEASLENAKTYVTNLVQHVNKGTQRRPNKPIQVYLNLFDENQRDTPEVEKHFGLFTSDKKIKFPVAFSSSA; translated from the exons ATGGCTAGCTACAAGATGGTCTCTTTGCTCGCCCTCGGCCTTCTCTTTGCTGCTAATCTATACCTATCAG AGGCTCAAGTTGGAGTTTGTTATGGCACAAAGGGAAATAACTTGCCAACTCCACAAGAAGTTGTAGGTCTTTTTGCAGCAAACAACATATCCAAAGTTCGCCTCTTGGAACCAAACAAAGACATCTTAACAGCTCTTAAGGGCAAGAATGTTGAGGTTCTACTCGGTTTCCCCAACGGTGAAATAGCCGCTTTCAACCCATCAGTTGCTGATAAGTGGGTGGCAGACAATGTGAAGCCATACGTTCCTGATGTCAAAATCAAGTACATTGTTTATGGAACCGAGTTGAGCCGTAATAGTTTTCACAACAGCTTCACTTTCACCGCCTTTGTTAATATGAAGGCTCTACAAGACGCCCTAAAAAAACAAGGAATTGAGGACATCAAAATCACAACCTCTTTAGATTCGTCAGTCTTGATCCCAAACCCGATACCCTCAGCCTCTAAATTGTTTCCTGAATCAGAGAACTTCCTAGAAGGAGACGGTGTCCTTAAATTTATATCCGAACAAAATGCTCCTTTGATGGTGAATATGTACCCTtactatcaattcatcatgcgCGAGAATGAAACTAAACTTGAATTTGCCCTTTTCACTTCTGAAGGAAATGTTTTGAGCGATGGTAAGTTGGGATACCAAAACAAGTTTGATGCTATGTTGGATGCCTTCTACACTGTCATAGAGAAGCGTTACCCTAAGATGGAGATTGTTGTGGCCGAGACTGGTTGGCCTTCAGCTGGTGGGGTCGAAGCCAGTCTCGAGAATGCGAAGACTTACGTCACTAACTTGGTTCAACATGTGAACAAGGGTACCCAAAGGAGGCCTAACAAGCCAATTCAAGTGTACCTAAACTTGTTCGACGAAAACCAAAGGGATACTCCTGAGGTTGAGAAGCATTTTGGTCTCTTCACTTCAGATAAAAAGATCAAGTTTCCAGTGGCATTCAGCTCCTCTGCTTAG
- the LOC141600456 gene encoding U4/U6 small nuclear ribonucleoprotein PRP4-like protein, with protein MDIDEEKPSPASNVNPTTNVVADVEMLATLDASSNSVATTTDSGMATIPLAPPVISPAPSSLVMPPGVLPVVPPTVAPLPALPTIAPLVVTPPMAPLPVLPSSIPRPLAPLPVRPPVLKPPVAQNGEVKDNDTELDKDDQGSGSDAEYEITEESRQVRERQEKAMRDFMMKRRAAALAVPTNDMAVRTRLRRLGEPITLFGEREMERRDRLRTLMAKLDAEGQLEKLMKAHEEEEETTMAKEADEEETLQYPFYTEGSNELLGARTFIAKFSVCRASRRLQRAKRKRDDPDEDEEAEMDWALNQAGSFALDASEIGDDRPLSGCSFSKDGSLLATCSLNGVGRIWNMPQLTKACALKGHTERATDIAFSPVSDIVATASADQTARLWNAEGTLTSTFRGHVDRLARIAFHPSGKYLGTASFDKTWRMWDIESGSELLLQEGHSRSVYGICFHPDGSLAASCGLDSLARVWDLRTGRSVLTLEGHVKPVLSIDFSPNGYHLATGAEDNACRIWDLRKKKSVYIIPAHSNLISKVKFEPQEGYYLVTGSYDMTAKIWSSRDFKLVRTLSGHEAKVTSLDISGDGQHISTVSHDRTIKLWSSKVSSEEKSMDMD; from the exons ATGGACATAGATGAAGAAAAACCATCTCCTGCTTCAAATGTAAATCCAACCACTAACGTGGTGGCTGATGTTGAGATGCTGGCTACATTAGATGCTTCTTCTAATTCAGTTGCTACAACCACTGATTCAGGGATGGCTACTATTCCATTGGCCCCGCCTGTAATTTCCCCTGCGCCTTCTTCATTAGTGATGCCCCCTGGTGTTCTTCCTGTAGTCCCCCCAACAGTTGCTCCTCTTCCAGCCCTACCCACAATTGCCCCATTAGTAGTCACGCCTCCAATGGCTCCTTTGCCTGTACTTCCTTCCTCTATTCCTCGACCGTTAGCACCACTACCTGTTCGCCCCCCTGTGCTCAAGCCACCTGTTGCCCAAAATGGCGAAGTGAAAGATAATGATACTGAGTTGGATAAGGATGATCAGGGTTCTGGAAGTGATGCTGAGTATGAAATAACAGAGGAGAGTAGACAAGTCAGGGAAAGACAGGAGAAAGCAATGCGAGATTTCATGATGAAGCGACGTGCTGCTGCCCTAGCTGTACCCACCAATGACATGGCTGTTAGAACTCGGCTTCGTCGCCTTGGTGAGCCAATAACTCTTTTTGGCGAGAGAGAAATGGAAAGACGAGACCGTCTTCGGACGCTTATGGCAAAGCTTGACGCGGAGGGGCAATTGGAAAAGCTaatgaaagcccatgaagaagaagaggaaacaaCTATGGCTAAGGAGGCTGATGAAGAGGAAACTCTCCAATATCCATTTTATACGGAAGGGTCAAATGAATTGTTGGGGGCTCGGACGTTTATTGCTAAGTTCTCTGTTTGTAGAGCCTCTCGGCGTCTGCAGCGTGCTAAGAGGAAAAGGGATGATCCTGATGAAGATGAAGAAGCAGAGATGGATTGGGCTCTGAATCAAGCTGGAAGTTTTGCTCTTGATGCCAGTGAGATTGGTGATGACCGTCCTCTCTCTGGGTGCTCATTCTCAAAAGATGGAAGTTTGCTTGCAACCTG CTCTTTAAATGGAGTTGGCAGGATATGGAATATGCCTCAATTGACGAAGGCTTGTGCTTTAAAGGGGCACACTGAGCGTGCCACTGACATTGCATTTTCTCCTGTGAGTGATATTGTTGCAACTGCATCTGCTGATCAAACTGCAAGGCTGTGGAATGCTGAGGGTACTCTTACGAGTACATTTAGAGGTCATGTAGACCGGCTGGCTCGTATTGCCTTCCATCCATCGGGGAAGTACTTAGGCACTGCCAGCTTTGACAAGACTTGGCGCATGTGGGATATCGAAAGCGGTTCTGAATTACTTCTTCAAGAAGGGCATAGCAGAAGTGTGTATGGAATATGCTTCCATCCAGATGGTTCACTTGCGGCATCGTGTGGCTTGGACTCTCTTGCTCGTGTGTGGGATCTTCGAACTGGAAGAAGTGTCCTTACTCTTGAAGGGCACGTCAAGCCT GTTCTTAGTATTGACTTTTCCCCAAACGGCTATCATCTGGCTACTGGCGCAGAGGATAATGCTTGCAGGATTTGGGATTTAAGAAAGAAGAAATCTGTTTATATTATTCCGGCGCATTCAAATCTTATTtcaaaggtcaagtttgaacCCCAAGAAGGATATTATTTGGTGACTGGTTCATATGATATGACAGCTAAG ATATGGTCGTCTCGGGATTTCAAACTTGTCAGAACACTCTCGGGGCATGAAGCCAAAGTTACATCCTTAGACATATCAGGAG ATGGACAGCATATATCTACCGTGTCTCATGATAGGACAATCAAGCTATGGTCAAGTAAAGTCTCGTCTGAAGAGAAGTCGATGGACATGGACTAA
- the LOC141600457 gene encoding DNA repair protein recA homolog 2, mitochondrial isoform X1 has product MNNLKNLQLLYQNSCRSKHSIHGCSIRSSLSILRRKSDAITNLGRQQISWLSTIGYLSTDRFGLWVDSSDFECDTLVDDGKIKKKDTQLHVALTQLASEFGKECRLSLSNFFTPRCASVISTGSLKLDLVLGVGGLPKGRMIEIYGREASGKTTLALHIIKEAQKLGGYCAYLDAENAMDPILAEAMGVNTENLLLSCPDSAENMLNVVDTLTQSGSLDVIVVDSVAALVPQREIDGDIGTCDGRDLSNIMTKALRRIHYSLCRSNTLIVFLNQIRYYANSTRSLGPKGEVTSGGNALGFYAAVRLRTSRIQLLKTNDMPTGIEICVEVVKNKLAPSMKSAELAIQFGKGLRFEPEVLEMALDQGLIVKEGSSYFIEGEVLSSRSAAEKYLAENQEVSERLVTDLRSQLFDRKL; this is encoded by the exons ATGAACAATTTGAAGAACCTTCAATTGCTGTACCAAAACTCTTGTCGATCCAAGCATTCAATCCATGGCTGCTCAATACGATCCTCCCTCTCAATCCTG AGAAGGAAGAGTGATGCCATTACTAATCTAGGCAGGCAACAAATCTCTTGGCTATCCACTATAG GTTATCTATCGACCGATCGTTTTGGCCTTTGGG TTGATTCATCAGATTTTGAATGTGATACACTTGTTGATGATGGAAAAATCAAGAAGAAAGACACTCAATTGCATGTCGCTTTGACACAACTAGCAAGTGAATTTGGGAAAGAGTGCAGGTTGTCTTTATCGAATTTCTTTACTCCCCGTTGTGCTTCTGTAATTTCCACAGGTTCATTAAAGCTTGACCTTGTACTTGGCGTAGGAGGTTTGCCAAAG GGGAGAATGATTGAGATTTACGGTAGGGAAGCGTCAGGCAAAACTACACTAGCCCTTCATATAATCAAGGAAGCCCAGAAACTAGGGG GATATTGTGCATATCTCGATGCAGAAAATGCTATGGACCCTATACTTGCTGAAGCGATGGGTGTAAATACAGAAAATCTGTTATTATCATGTCCAGATTCAGCTGAAAACATGCTTAATGTAGTTGATACATTGACCCAGAGTGGGTCGTTGGATGTCATTGTTGTTGATAGT GTAGCTGCTCTTGTTCCTCAACGTGAGATAGACGGCGATATTGGTACTTGTGACGGACGTGACCTTTCAAATATTATGACTAAAGCCCTCagaagaattcactactcattatgtCGATCAAATACTCTCATTGTATTTCTTAATCAG ATTAGATACTATGCAAACTCCACTCGAAGCCTTGGTCCAAAGGGTGAGGTAACTTCTGGTGGGAATGCCTTAGGTTTCTATGCAGCTGTGAGGTTAAGAACTTCAAGAATTCAGTTATTGAAGACAAATGATATG CCAACTGGTATCGAGATATGTGTTGAAGTGGTGAAGAATAAGTTGGCACCGTCTATGAAGAGCGCTGAGTTGGCAATACAATTTGGGAAAGGGTTGCGCTTTGAACCTGAGGTCTTAGAAATGGCTCTTGATCAAGGGTTAATTGTGAAGGAAGGATCAAGTTACTTCATTGAAGGGGAAGTCCTCTCTAGTAGGTCAGCTGCTGAAAAATACTTGGCAGAAAATCAAGAAGTTTCAGAAAGATTAGTCACGGACTTGAGAAGCCAGCTTTTTGACAGAAAATTATGA
- the LOC141600457 gene encoding DNA repair protein recA homolog 2, mitochondrial isoform X2: MNNLKNLQLLYQNSCRSKHSIHGCSIRSSLSILRRKSDAITNLGRQQISWLSTIVDSSDFECDTLVDDGKIKKKDTQLHVALTQLASEFGKECRLSLSNFFTPRCASVISTGSLKLDLVLGVGGLPKGRMIEIYGREASGKTTLALHIIKEAQKLGGYCAYLDAENAMDPILAEAMGVNTENLLLSCPDSAENMLNVVDTLTQSGSLDVIVVDSVAALVPQREIDGDIGTCDGRDLSNIMTKALRRIHYSLCRSNTLIVFLNQIRYYANSTRSLGPKGEVTSGGNALGFYAAVRLRTSRIQLLKTNDMPTGIEICVEVVKNKLAPSMKSAELAIQFGKGLRFEPEVLEMALDQGLIVKEGSSYFIEGEVLSSRSAAEKYLAENQEVSERLVTDLRSQLFDRKL; encoded by the exons ATGAACAATTTGAAGAACCTTCAATTGCTGTACCAAAACTCTTGTCGATCCAAGCATTCAATCCATGGCTGCTCAATACGATCCTCCCTCTCAATCCTG AGAAGGAAGAGTGATGCCATTACTAATCTAGGCAGGCAACAAATCTCTTGGCTATCCACTATAG TTGATTCATCAGATTTTGAATGTGATACACTTGTTGATGATGGAAAAATCAAGAAGAAAGACACTCAATTGCATGTCGCTTTGACACAACTAGCAAGTGAATTTGGGAAAGAGTGCAGGTTGTCTTTATCGAATTTCTTTACTCCCCGTTGTGCTTCTGTAATTTCCACAGGTTCATTAAAGCTTGACCTTGTACTTGGCGTAGGAGGTTTGCCAAAG GGGAGAATGATTGAGATTTACGGTAGGGAAGCGTCAGGCAAAACTACACTAGCCCTTCATATAATCAAGGAAGCCCAGAAACTAGGGG GATATTGTGCATATCTCGATGCAGAAAATGCTATGGACCCTATACTTGCTGAAGCGATGGGTGTAAATACAGAAAATCTGTTATTATCATGTCCAGATTCAGCTGAAAACATGCTTAATGTAGTTGATACATTGACCCAGAGTGGGTCGTTGGATGTCATTGTTGTTGATAGT GTAGCTGCTCTTGTTCCTCAACGTGAGATAGACGGCGATATTGGTACTTGTGACGGACGTGACCTTTCAAATATTATGACTAAAGCCCTCagaagaattcactactcattatgtCGATCAAATACTCTCATTGTATTTCTTAATCAG ATTAGATACTATGCAAACTCCACTCGAAGCCTTGGTCCAAAGGGTGAGGTAACTTCTGGTGGGAATGCCTTAGGTTTCTATGCAGCTGTGAGGTTAAGAACTTCAAGAATTCAGTTATTGAAGACAAATGATATG CCAACTGGTATCGAGATATGTGTTGAAGTGGTGAAGAATAAGTTGGCACCGTCTATGAAGAGCGCTGAGTTGGCAATACAATTTGGGAAAGGGTTGCGCTTTGAACCTGAGGTCTTAGAAATGGCTCTTGATCAAGGGTTAATTGTGAAGGAAGGATCAAGTTACTTCATTGAAGGGGAAGTCCTCTCTAGTAGGTCAGCTGCTGAAAAATACTTGGCAGAAAATCAAGAAGTTTCAGAAAGATTAGTCACGGACTTGAGAAGCCAGCTTTTTGACAGAAAATTATGA